One part of the Gemmatimonadaceae bacterium genome encodes these proteins:
- the secD gene encoding protein translocase subunit SecD — protein sequence MSNLKYRVALILALVVASVWALFPRTVVERVKRDGSFVYDTVRRVPLKRGLDLQGGMHLALEVDESKQAVADKSDALDRALKVVRTRIDEFGVSEPVVQKVGSDRIIVELPGVDDEARAEAVVQQSAFLQFQITDETQALDKVLPRLDQIIKDKGTAGAAVAGDSTKRTEVPAIPNLFSKDTTAAGDSTRKDSSNAAIPPTTGGPFSRLIQGGQFPGEYMVAEKDVAAVETYLAMPEIQGALPPGKVLRWSSDTLTLGQQFYRPIYVVDARPIITGEYLQDAKPNSSPIEGTVVEFELNNEGGRRFRSETGKHVGDYMAIILDDKVVGRPPVIQSAIGTRGQITMGGRDLQAAQDLALVLRAGSLPVPLKIAEVRSIGASLGQDSISKGTLAMVIAVGLVIAIMIGYYRFSGTLAVAALLLYLLFTMAILAGFGAVLTLPGLAGLVLTVGIAVDANVLIFERIREELDRGKTVRTAIDEGFKHAWSAILDTSVTTILGGAVLYQYGTGPVKGFAVTLIAGISASLFSAVFVTRTFYMIWQSRTRNVQTLSI from the coding sequence CGTGACGGCAGTTTCGTCTACGACACGGTGCGCCGCGTTCCGCTCAAGCGAGGCCTCGACCTGCAGGGGGGGATGCACCTGGCCCTCGAGGTCGACGAGTCCAAGCAGGCGGTGGCCGACAAGAGCGACGCGCTCGATCGCGCGCTGAAGGTCGTTCGCACCCGCATCGACGAATTCGGCGTCTCCGAACCCGTGGTGCAAAAGGTCGGCAGCGATCGCATCATCGTCGAACTCCCGGGAGTCGACGACGAGGCGCGCGCCGAAGCGGTGGTGCAGCAGTCGGCCTTCCTCCAGTTCCAGATCACCGACGAGACGCAGGCGCTGGACAAGGTCCTGCCGCGCCTCGACCAGATCATCAAGGACAAGGGGACGGCGGGCGCAGCGGTGGCTGGCGACTCGACGAAGCGCACCGAAGTGCCGGCGATCCCCAACCTCTTCAGCAAGGATACGACGGCTGCCGGCGACTCGACCAGGAAGGATTCGTCGAACGCCGCGATCCCGCCCACCACGGGCGGTCCGTTCTCGAGGCTCATCCAGGGCGGGCAGTTCCCCGGCGAGTACATGGTGGCCGAGAAGGATGTCGCGGCCGTCGAGACGTACCTCGCAATGCCCGAGATTCAGGGTGCATTGCCGCCAGGAAAGGTCCTGCGCTGGTCGTCTGACACGCTGACGCTGGGCCAGCAGTTCTACCGTCCGATCTACGTCGTCGACGCGCGCCCCATCATCACCGGCGAGTACCTGCAGGACGCCAAGCCGAACAGCTCCCCGATCGAGGGAACGGTGGTGGAGTTCGAACTCAACAACGAGGGCGGCCGCCGCTTCCGTAGCGAGACAGGGAAGCACGTTGGCGACTACATGGCCATCATCCTCGACGACAAGGTCGTGGGGCGCCCCCCCGTCATCCAGAGCGCGATCGGGACGCGTGGCCAGATCACGATGGGCGGACGCGACCTGCAGGCCGCGCAGGATCTCGCACTCGTACTTCGCGCCGGTTCGCTCCCGGTTCCGCTCAAGATTGCCGAGGTGCGCAGCATTGGTGCGTCGCTCGGGCAGGACTCGATCTCGAAGGGGACGCTGGCGATGGTGATCGCGGTGGGGCTCGTGATCGCGATCATGATTGGCTACTACCGCTTCTCGGGCACGCTCGCGGTGGCCGCGCTCCTGCTCTACCTCCTCTTCACCATGGCAATCCTCGCCGGCTTCGGCGCGGTGCTCACGCTGCCGGGGCTAGCGGGACTCGTGCTCACGGTAGGTATCGCCGTCGACGCCAACGTGCTGATCTTCGAGCGCATTCGTGAAGAACTCGATCGCGGCAAGACGGTGCGCACGGCCATCGACGAAGGCTTCAAGCACGCCTGGAGCGCCATCCTCGACACGTCCGTCACGACCATCCTCGGCGGCGCGGTCCTGTATCAGTACGGCACCGGCCCGGTGAAGGGCTTCGCCGTGACGCTCATTGCCGGCATCTCCGCTTCGCTCTTCTCCGCCGTCTTCGTGACCAGGACGTTCTACATGATCTGGCAGTCGCGCACCAGGAACGTCCAGACGCTGAGCATCTGA
- a CDS encoding formate--tetrahydrofolate ligase, translating to MAHRVRVARRWPTIAPVTSPVTRRMSAIPSDIEIAQGATLRPIVDVAAELDLTPDDLDQYGKYKAKIPLEVTQRPARGRLVIVTAINPTAAGEGKTTTSVGLAQALRQLGKRTALCIREPSLGPVFGVKGGAAGGGYAQVIPMEDINLHFTGDFHAISSAHALLAAMLDNHLQQGNALNIDPRRITWPRTIDMNDRALRRAVIGLGGPAEGVVREERWVIIPASEIMAIVALSTSFADLEARLSRIIVGSTYGAERKPVRAGDLKAAGAMAMLLKDAIRPNLVQTLEGGPAFVHAGPFGNIAHGCNSILATRAGLALGDIVVTEAGFGSDLGAEKFFDIKCRMGGLKPEAAVLVATIRALKMNGGANKKDLATEDLAALERGLPNLEHHIANVQQFGLPVVVAVNRFGTDSDAELAMVTACARRAGVRVALNEVFAKGGEGGIELAHEVLAILDEGKANFAPIYDASRPIREKIETVARRVYGADGVDYSPKADRSIDYLESIGLGQTPVCMAKTQYSLTDDATRLGRPTGFRITVNEVYPAAGAGFVVAQCGDIMTMPGLPKAPAAERMAVAADGSIAGLF from the coding sequence ATGGCACATCGAGTGCGAGTCGCGCGACGTTGGCCGACCATTGCACCCGTCACTTCTCCCGTCACACGCCGAATGTCCGCGATTCCTTCCGATATCGAGATTGCGCAAGGTGCCACGCTCCGCCCCATCGTCGACGTTGCGGCCGAACTCGACCTGACGCCCGACGATCTCGATCAGTACGGCAAGTACAAGGCGAAGATCCCGCTCGAGGTCACGCAGCGTCCGGCGCGCGGGCGGCTCGTCATCGTCACGGCCATCAATCCCACGGCGGCGGGGGAGGGGAAGACGACCACCTCGGTCGGGCTTGCGCAGGCGCTTCGGCAGCTGGGGAAGCGGACGGCGCTGTGCATCCGCGAACCGAGCCTCGGCCCTGTCTTCGGCGTGAAGGGTGGTGCAGCTGGCGGAGGCTACGCGCAGGTGATCCCGATGGAGGACATCAATCTCCACTTCACGGGCGACTTCCACGCCATCTCGTCGGCGCACGCGCTCCTCGCCGCGATGCTCGACAATCACCTGCAGCAGGGGAACGCGCTCAACATCGACCCGCGCCGCATCACCTGGCCGCGCACCATCGACATGAACGATCGCGCCTTGCGCCGCGCCGTCATCGGGCTGGGCGGACCGGCCGAAGGCGTGGTGCGCGAGGAGCGCTGGGTCATCATCCCGGCCAGCGAGATCATGGCGATCGTGGCGCTGTCGACCTCGTTCGCCGACCTCGAGGCCAGGCTGTCGCGCATCATCGTCGGCTCGACGTACGGCGCCGAGCGCAAGCCGGTGCGTGCGGGCGACCTCAAGGCCGCAGGCGCCATGGCCATGCTGCTCAAGGATGCCATTCGCCCCAATCTGGTGCAGACGCTGGAGGGCGGGCCCGCCTTCGTGCATGCGGGACCGTTCGGGAACATCGCCCACGGCTGCAACTCGATCCTCGCCACGCGGGCCGGACTCGCGTTAGGCGACATCGTCGTCACCGAGGCCGGCTTCGGCTCGGACCTCGGGGCGGAGAAGTTCTTCGACATCAAGTGCCGCATGGGCGGCCTCAAGCCCGAGGCGGCCGTCCTCGTGGCGACCATCCGAGCCCTGAAGATGAACGGCGGGGCGAACAAGAAGGACCTCGCCACCGAGGACCTCGCCGCACTCGAGCGCGGGCTGCCGAACCTCGAGCACCACATCGCCAACGTGCAGCAGTTCGGGCTCCCGGTGGTCGTGGCGGTCAACCGGTTCGGGACGGACAGCGACGCCGAGTTGGCGATGGTGACCGCGTGCGCGCGCCGCGCGGGCGTGCGTGTGGCGCTCAACGAGGTCTTCGCCAAGGGTGGGGAAGGGGGGATCGAGCTGGCGCATGAGGTGCTGGCCATCCTCGACGAGGGAAAGGCCAACTTTGCCCCGATCTACGATGCATCGCGCCCCATTCGGGAGAAGATCGAGACGGTGGCGCGCCGCGTGTATGGCGCCGACGGCGTCGATTACTCGCCCAAGGCCGATCGGTCGATCGACTACCTCGAGTCCATCGGGCTGGGCCAGACGCCGGTCTGCATGGCCAAGACGCAGTATTCCCTCACCGATGACGCAACCAGACTGGGGCGGCCGACCGGCTTTCGCATTACGGTGAACGAAGTGTATCCTGCCGCCGGCGCCGGCTTCGTGGTCGCGCAGTGCGGTGACATCATGACCATGCCCGGGCTGCCCAAGGCGCCGGCGGCGGAGCGCATGGCGGTTGCCGCTGACGGCTCGATTGCCGGCTTGTTCTAA
- the secF gene encoding protein translocase subunit SecF, giving the protein MIRIFHNTRYDFIKWWRHAAIATVVFIAIGLGSFIVTGGVNYSIEFTGGTLMQLEFKQPPDVAELRATVDKVAPGAEIQQFGTNLEYTLRARLEGAGSDNTSTTEGIARKIQQVLTEKYGAEGFTVKRTEAVGPKVGSELRRGAIVAMLLVSLVTLVYLAFRFEWRFGAAAVLSTAHDVLVTFAFIKIFHIEVSLVVVGAILTLLGYSGNDTIIIFDRVREDLRKARKEPLIDTLNRAINETLPRSILTHTTTLSATAALLIFAGEVLRPFAWVMFFGVFVATFSSIYVAGPLLLYIERKFPRSVTDKAHAVPAAVKAESKGENTPERPARPSGASRGTQRPATR; this is encoded by the coding sequence ATGATTCGCATCTTCCACAACACCAGGTACGACTTCATCAAGTGGTGGCGCCACGCCGCCATTGCGACGGTCGTCTTCATCGCGATCGGCCTCGGCTCGTTCATCGTGACCGGCGGCGTGAACTACAGCATCGAGTTCACCGGCGGCACCCTGATGCAACTCGAGTTCAAGCAACCGCCCGACGTGGCGGAGTTGCGCGCCACCGTCGACAAGGTGGCACCCGGCGCCGAGATCCAGCAGTTCGGGACCAACCTGGAGTACACGTTGCGCGCCCGCCTCGAGGGCGCCGGCTCGGACAACACGAGTACCACCGAGGGGATCGCGAGAAAGATCCAGCAGGTGCTGACAGAGAAGTACGGTGCCGAGGGCTTTACCGTGAAGCGCACCGAGGCCGTGGGGCCCAAGGTCGGGAGTGAACTGCGTCGAGGCGCGATCGTCGCGATGCTCCTGGTGTCGCTCGTCACGCTCGTCTACCTCGCCTTCCGCTTCGAGTGGCGATTCGGCGCTGCCGCCGTGTTGTCCACGGCGCACGACGTCCTCGTCACCTTCGCCTTCATCAAGATCTTCCACATCGAGGTCTCGCTCGTCGTGGTTGGTGCAATCCTGACGCTCCTCGGGTATTCGGGGAACGACACGATCATCATCTTCGACCGTGTGCGCGAGGACTTGCGCAAGGCACGCAAGGAACCGCTCATCGATACCCTCAACCGCGCGATCAACGAAACGTTGCCGCGCTCGATCCTCACGCACACCACCACGCTCTCGGCAACGGCGGCACTGCTCATCTTTGCCGGCGAGGTGCTGCGTCCGTTCGCATGGGTCATGTTCTTCGGCGTCTTTGTTGCGACCTTCTCCTCGATCTACGTCGCGGGCCCGCTGCTCCTGTACATCGAGCGCAAGTTCCCGCGCTCGGTGACCGACAAGGCGCACGCGGTTCCCGCCGCCGTGAAGGCCGAGTCGAAAGGCGAGAACACGCCAGAGCGCCCCGCACGCCCGTCGGGCGCCAGCAGGGGGACGCAGCGTCCCGCAACGCGCTAG
- a CDS encoding RidA family protein, whose product MSVNYLHTDDAPAAIGPYSQATEAGGFLFTAGQIPLDPATMKVVDGDVVAQAERVLANLGAVLATAGCTWMDVVRTTVFLHDMADFPRVNEVYAKALGAARPARSTVQVAALPRGVLIEIDAIAKLR is encoded by the coding sequence GTGAGCGTGAACTATCTGCATACGGACGATGCCCCGGCCGCCATCGGCCCCTACTCCCAGGCCACAGAGGCCGGCGGCTTCCTCTTCACCGCGGGCCAGATCCCGCTGGATCCCGCCACGATGAAGGTGGTCGACGGCGATGTGGTGGCGCAGGCCGAACGCGTCCTCGCCAACCTCGGCGCCGTGCTCGCCACGGCCGGTTGCACCTGGATGGACGTCGTGCGCACCACCGTGTTCCTGCACGACATGGCCGACTTCCCGCGCGTCAATGAGGTCTATGCCAAGGCGCTGGGCGCCGCACGCCCCGCGCGTTCCACCGTGCAGGTCGCGGCGCTTCCGCGCGGCGTCCTCATCGAGATCGACGCCATCGCCAAGCTTCGCTAA
- the selD gene encoding selenide, water dikinase SelD produces MGPGDLTRALAALQPRHDPRLLVGHETFDDAGIFRLSADLALVQTVDFFAPIVDDPYDFGQVAAANALSDVYAMGGEPLTALSIVGWPTGKLPVEVLSEILRGGQDKVHEAGASLVGGHTITDDEVKFGFAVTGRVHPDRILTNANATPGDILVLTKPLGTGLVATAVKRDQVAPLAEAAMVTSMKRLNREAALAALDVGARCATDVTGFGLLGHAWHIARASQVTLRVDPSRLPILPGAAQALADGIRTGGAERNDAFLASEVAWGTATAEQRALLVDPQTSGGLLVAVPVARFADYVSRVDGSVAIGEVLPPGEHRITLAG; encoded by the coding sequence CTGGGTCCGGGCGACCTCACGCGAGCGCTCGCGGCGCTGCAACCGCGACACGATCCCCGTCTCCTTGTCGGGCACGAGACCTTCGACGACGCGGGGATCTTCCGGCTGTCCGCTGATCTCGCCCTCGTGCAGACCGTCGACTTCTTCGCCCCCATCGTCGACGACCCCTACGACTTCGGGCAAGTCGCCGCCGCCAACGCGCTCAGTGACGTCTACGCCATGGGGGGCGAGCCGCTCACCGCGCTGTCCATCGTTGGCTGGCCCACGGGCAAGCTCCCGGTCGAGGTGCTCTCCGAGATCCTGCGCGGGGGGCAGGACAAGGTGCACGAGGCCGGGGCGTCGCTCGTCGGCGGACACACCATCACCGACGACGAGGTCAAGTTCGGCTTTGCAGTCACGGGACGCGTGCATCCCGACCGGATTCTCACCAACGCCAACGCGACGCCCGGTGACATCCTCGTCCTCACCAAACCGCTCGGTACCGGGCTCGTCGCCACCGCCGTGAAGCGCGACCAGGTGGCGCCGCTCGCCGAGGCGGCGATGGTGACCTCGATGAAGCGGCTCAATCGCGAGGCGGCGCTCGCTGCGCTCGACGTGGGGGCACGGTGCGCCACCGACGTGACCGGCTTTGGCCTGCTGGGACATGCGTGGCACATCGCACGCGCCAGCCAGGTCACCCTGCGCGTCGATCCGTCGCGCCTCCCGATCCTCCCCGGCGCCGCCCAGGCGCTTGCCGACGGGATTCGGACTGGCGGAGCAGAGCGCAACGACGCGTTTCTCGCCAGCGAAGTCGCGTGGGGGACGGCGACCGCAGAGCAGCGCGCGCTCCTCGTCGATCCGCAGACGTCTGGCGGCCTCCTCGTGGCGGTCCCGGTCGCACGTTTCGCGGACTATGTTTCGCGCGTCGACGGCAGCGTTGCGATCGGCGAGGTGCTTCCGCCCGGGGAACATCGCATCACCCTCGCGGGGTAG
- a CDS encoding TatD family hydrolase: MARFIDSHVHLSDPAFDSDRAEVIARARATGAQALVCIGESLAAAARAELIAQTHPGFVYFTAGVHPHDAAGFDPISDSERIREFVARGAVAIGECGLDYHYDHSPRDLQRRAFAQQLAIAREVRRPVVVHTREAVDDTIAMVREAGRAGISGVLHCFGGPAALAEAAIEADWYCSFSGIVTFRKWNDDALLRMIPEDRILIETDAPYLAPVPHRGKRNEPAYASLTLARVAQARAVSAEALGEITSRNAVRFFALATPGTAP; this comes from the coding sequence ATGGCGCGGTTCATCGATAGCCACGTCCATCTCAGCGATCCCGCGTTCGATTCCGACCGCGCCGAGGTCATCGCGCGCGCGCGCGCAACCGGCGCGCAGGCGCTGGTCTGCATCGGCGAGTCGCTGGCGGCCGCGGCGCGCGCGGAACTCATCGCGCAGACCCACCCGGGCTTCGTCTACTTCACCGCCGGCGTGCATCCGCACGACGCCGCGGGATTCGACCCGATCTCCGATAGCGAACGCATTCGCGAGTTCGTGGCTCGTGGTGCGGTGGCGATTGGTGAGTGCGGGCTGGACTATCACTACGATCATTCGCCGCGTGACCTGCAGCGGCGCGCATTCGCGCAGCAGCTCGCGATCGCGCGCGAGGTGCGGCGACCGGTCGTCGTGCACACGCGCGAGGCGGTGGACGATACGATCGCGATGGTGCGTGAGGCGGGACGCGCCGGAATCTCCGGTGTCCTTCACTGCTTTGGCGGTCCGGCCGCATTGGCCGAAGCGGCGATCGAGGCCGATTGGTATTGTTCGTTCAGCGGCATCGTCACGTTCAGGAAGTGGAACGACGATGCACTGCTGCGCATGATCCCGGAGGACCGTATCCTGATCGAGACTGACGCACCGTATCTCGCGCCGGTGCCGCATCGCGGCAAGCGCAACGAGCCGGCCTATGCCTCGCTCACCCTCGCACGCGTCGCACAGGCGCGCGCGGTGAGCGCCGAGGCGCTCGGCGAGATCACGAGCCGCAACGCTGTCAGGTTCTTCGCTCTGGCGACCCCGGGTACCGCGCCATAG